The following are encoded in a window of Vigna unguiculata cultivar IT97K-499-35 chromosome 8, ASM411807v1, whole genome shotgun sequence genomic DNA:
- the LOC114193077 gene encoding stearoyl-[acyl-carrier-protein] 9-desaturase 6, chloroplastic — protein sequence MQIRPCNSITTQTLVPRAYTTSSCHRHLLPPPKVAVSAVSAVSTAPLKARRTHSMPPEKMEVFKSLEGWASEWVLPLLKPVERCWQPQNLVPDSSLPFEEFSEEVKALRERTKELPDEYFVVLVGDMVTEDALPTYQTMINNLDGVKDDCGTSPSPWAVWTRAWTAEENRHGDLLRTYLYLSGRVDMAKVEKTVHYLIGAGMDPGTENNPYLGFVYTSFQERATFVAHGNTARLAKEGGDPVLARICGTIAADEKRHENAYSRIVEKLLEVDPTGAMVAIGNMMEKKITMPAHLMYDGHDPKLFEHFSAVAQRMGVYTANDYADILEFLVGRWRLEKLEGLSGEGKRAQDYVCGLAPRIRRLQERADERARKMKPQSVKFSWVFNRELLL from the exons ATGCAGATACGACCCTGCAACTCCATCACCACTCAAACACTTGTTCCACGCGCATATACAACAAGCTCATGCCACCGCCACCTCTTGCCACCGCCCAAAGTCGCCGTCTCCGCCGTCTCCGCCGTCTCCACGGCGCCGCTGAAGGCTCGGAGGACCCACTCAATGCCTCCggagaaaatggaggttttCAAGTCGTTGGAGGGGTGGGCGTCGGAGTGGGTCCTACCACTGCTGAAGCCCGTGGAACGATGCTGGCAGCCGCAGAACTTGGTCCCTGACTCGTCACTGCCGTTCGAAGAGTTCAGCGAGGAGGTGAAAGCCCTTCGCGAACGCACCAAGGAGCTTCCCGACGAGTACTTCGTGGTGTTGGTGGGTGACATGGTCACCGAAGACGCGCTTCCCACTTACCAGACCATGATCAACAACCTCGACGGCGTGAAAGACGACTGCGGAACCAGTCCAAGCCCGTGGGCCGTGTGGACCCGGGCCTGGACCGCAGAAGAAAACCGCCACGGAGATCTGCTCAGAACTTATTTATACCTCTCCGGTCGCGTCGACATGGCTAAGGTTGAGAAAACTGTGCATTACCTCATCGGAGCCGGCATG GACCCTGGAACAGAGAACAATCCTTATTTAGGGTTTGTGTACACTTCCTTCCAAGAGCGAGCAACTTTCGTGGCGCATGGGAACACTGCTCGGCTTGCGAAGGAAGGGGGTGATCCAGTGCTTGCGCGCATATGTGGAACCATTGCTGCGGATGAGAAGCGGCATGAGAATGCATATTCTAGAATCGTGGAGAAGCTTCTAGAAGTGGACCCCACTGGGGCGATGGTTGCAATAGGAAACATGATGGAGAAGAAGATCACAATGCCGGCGCATCTTATGTACGATGGGCACGACCCTAAGCTATTCGAGCATTTCTCTGCAGTGGCCCAGCGAATGGGCGTGTACACGGCCAATGATTATGCAGATATCTTGGAGTTTCTGGTTGGACGGTGGAGATTGGAGAAGCTTGAAGGTTTGTCGGGGGAAGGAAAGCGGGCACAGGATTACGTGTGTGGGTTAGCGCCTAGGATTAGGAGGTTGCAAGAACGCGCTGATGAGCGAGCGCGTAAGATGAAGCCGCAGAGTGTGAAGTTCAGTTGGGTGTTCAATAGGGAACTGCTTTTGTGA